The following are encoded together in the Clostridium sp. BJN0013 genome:
- a CDS encoding phosphatase: protein MKKKLSIFMLIIFAVSFVSMSVVYSKGIFKSQNKDVQIRIDSKREDEMPKRFRKTTDTIKDEDDLPNLTGFSSLNESGSAQFTTKNIGLMKKAIGNVPIFIVDLREESHGFINHFAVSWLGEDGKNKANKGLTKEEVLKDEARRLKSIKLNKPITIKNKEIIPTEVQSEKELVEKNKMFYIRISVTDNEKPRDEMVDYFIKLVKKLPRDSWMHFHCKAGIGRTTTFMVMYDIMKNGKEVSLEDIMERQVSIGGKNLLKPSYKPGSHSSERSEFIKDFYEYVKENNDGFNTSWSQWIKDEREVGVLDWNIKTA from the coding sequence ATGAAGAAAAAACTTAGCATATTTATGTTGATTATATTTGCAGTATCATTTGTATCAATGTCTGTAGTATATTCTAAAGGTATTTTTAAATCACAAAATAAAGATGTACAGATTAGAATAGATTCTAAAAGGGAAGATGAGATGCCAAAAAGGTTTAGAAAGACAACAGATACTATTAAAGATGAAGATGATCTCCCGAATTTAACAGGATTTTCTTCATTAAATGAGTCGGGAAGTGCACAATTTACTACAAAAAATATAGGACTTATGAAAAAGGCTATAGGTAATGTACCTATATTTATAGTAGATTTAAGAGAGGAATCCCATGGATTTATTAATCATTTTGCAGTGAGCTGGCTAGGGGAAGATGGAAAAAACAAAGCTAATAAGGGATTGACAAAAGAAGAAGTATTAAAGGATGAAGCAAGGAGATTGAAAAGCATTAAATTAAATAAACCAATTACCATCAAAAATAAGGAAATAATACCTACTGAAGTGCAAAGTGAAAAGGAATTAGTAGAAAAGAATAAGATGTTTTATATAAGAATATCTGTCACTGACAATGAGAAACCTAGAGATGAAATGGTAGACTATTTTATAAAATTAGTGAAAAAACTTCCCAGAGACAGTTGGATGCACTTTCATTGTAAAGCCGGTATTGGAAGAACTACTACTTTTATGGTGATGTATGATATTATGAAAAATGGTAAAGAGGTAAGTTTAGAGGATATAATGGAAAGACAGGTGTCAATTGGAGGAAAAAATCTTCTTAAGCCTTCCTATAAACCAGGAAGTCATTCTTCAGAAAGATCTGAGTTTATAAAAGATTTTTATGAATATGTAAAGGAAAATAATGATGGATTTAATACCAGCTGGTCTCAATGGATAAAGGATGAGAGAGAGGTAGGCGTATTGGATTGGAATATAAAAACAGCATAA
- the hydE gene encoding [FeFe] hydrogenase H-cluster radical SAM maturase HydE: MIDKSVQLIEKAEYSHRLYKNEIVHLIEDDRCNEELFKAADRVRKTYVGDKVHLRGLIEFSNICKRNCMYCGLRCDNKNIERYRISPDDIIELARKAEGYGYKTIVMQSGEDDYYTVDKLKYIISNIKKMDMALTLSIGEKTFEEYKSFKEAGADRYLIRIETTDEKLYKEMHPGMSYKNRKRCLKDLKTLGYEVGTGCLIGLPNQSVESLAEDILFFKEIDADMIGIGPFIPNEDTPLKDEMGGNFITSIKVMAVIRLLMPDINIPATTAMESLELNGREIALQSGANVVMPNVTEGVYRKLYALYPGKICTGDTPAHCRSCITGKINNIGRSISDSKGFRIKSVV; this comes from the coding sequence ATGATAGATAAATCAGTGCAGTTAATTGAAAAAGCAGAATATAGCCATAGATTGTACAAAAATGAAATAGTTCATTTGATTGAGGATGATAGATGCAATGAAGAACTTTTTAAGGCAGCAGACAGGGTAAGAAAAACATATGTGGGGGATAAGGTTCATCTAAGAGGATTAATAGAGTTTTCAAATATATGTAAAAGAAATTGCATGTATTGTGGGCTGAGATGTGATAATAAGAATATTGAAAGGTATAGGATATCTCCAGACGATATAATTGAACTGGCTAGAAAGGCAGAGGGATATGGATATAAAACAATAGTTATGCAGTCTGGAGAGGATGATTACTATACTGTAGATAAGCTTAAATATATAATATCAAATATAAAGAAAATGGATATGGCACTAACTTTAAGTATAGGAGAAAAGACCTTTGAAGAATACAAATCTTTTAAAGAAGCGGGTGCAGATAGATATTTAATAAGGATAGAAACTACAGATGAAAAGTTATATAAGGAGATGCATCCGGGTATGAGTTATAAAAATAGAAAGAGATGTTTAAAAGATCTTAAAACTTTAGGATATGAAGTAGGTACAGGATGCTTGATAGGACTTCCAAATCAGAGTGTTGAATCTTTGGCAGAGGATATATTGTTTTTTAAAGAAATAGATGCGGATATGATAGGAATAGGGCCTTTCATTCCAAATGAAGATACTCCATTAAAAGATGAAATGGGAGGGAATTTTATAACTAGCATAAAAGTTATGGCTGTAATTAGATTGTTAATGCCGGATATAAATATTCCGGCTACAACAGCCATGGAAAGTTTGGAGTTAAATGGTAGGGAAATAGCTCTTCAAAGTGGGGCAAATGTAGTTATGCCCAATGTAACAGAAGGGGTGTATAGAAAACTTTATGCTCTTTATCCAGGTAAAATTTGTACCGGAGATACACCGGCTCATTGCAGAAGCTGCATTACAGGAAAAATAAATAATATAGGTAGAAGTATTTCTGACTCTAAAGGATTTAGAATAAAATCAGTGGTTTAG
- a CDS encoding UvrD-helicase domain-containing protein, translating to MYEENSKKDLDREFELNLEKQKLEEVLKEIKIQILNYINLRKEIVSSILDLREKNLEQYRDDEDQYVKYFSHEMYAREEQYRLVNKNIRELSILKSSPYFGKIEFKDSYGEESIYIGRFGMTGKEDYEPIIIDWRSPVCALFYEGRLGTIKYQSPGGEIEAEVLSKRQFIIKKSRLLGMFDSSLDIKDEILQMVLSKNAGEKLKDIVMTIQKEQDNIIRQPRKGAVVVNGVAGSGKTTIALHRVAYLLYNYRKILQEKVLILGPNSIFIDYISRVLPSLGEEKVIQTTFREFFGSMINLPYIMSFREYTENIVNKNSEFISEVIYKGSLSYIDDMNKLIDVMEKSYFKMEDVLFYNKVIVSKEQINKMLTYDFKSMPLFKRVRRLKRVIYSKIRDERNILVDLIQKDYKDRIENMTEGELNDFQTDLEYKRRNKIRNVIYEIINIKKEKLKWMNEPNVLDIYNYFNKNKPLIYDDLAAILYLKIKLEGFKYNNKIRHIVIDEAQDYSPLQFWIIKELTDCKSFTIVGDVNQRIIPSQGKSAMMGLKDIFTDIEVKNFSLDRSYRSTDEIISYANKYLKHNKIISLVRNGKEVIEKQIDNHKELVDKILYDVVKLKERGYESIAIICRDLKNTEALSNLIKRRMHINLIDRENMVYSSGEVILPSYFAKGLEFDAVIMVDTSQSNNDTLKYIMATRALHELYVYKTSSIN from the coding sequence ATGTATGAGGAGAATTCAAAAAAGGATTTAGACAGAGAATTTGAGCTCAATTTAGAAAAGCAAAAGCTGGAAGAAGTATTAAAGGAAATTAAAATTCAAATATTGAACTATATAAATCTTAGAAAGGAAATCGTCAGTTCCATACTTGACTTGAGGGAAAAAAATTTAGAACAATATAGAGATGATGAAGACCAATATGTAAAATATTTTAGCCATGAAATGTATGCCAGAGAAGAACAATACAGACTGGTAAATAAAAATATAAGAGAACTTTCCATACTTAAGTCTTCACCTTATTTTGGGAAGATTGAGTTTAAGGATAGTTATGGAGAAGAGAGTATATACATAGGAAGATTTGGCATGACAGGAAAGGAAGACTATGAACCCATTATAATAGATTGGAGATCTCCTGTGTGTGCCCTATTTTATGAAGGAAGATTAGGAACTATAAAATATCAATCTCCTGGAGGCGAAATAGAGGCAGAAGTACTTTCAAAAAGACAGTTTATTATAAAAAAATCCAGACTTTTGGGAATGTTTGATTCCAGTCTGGATATAAAAGATGAAATATTACAAATGGTACTAAGTAAAAATGCCGGAGAAAAATTAAAAGATATAGTAATGACTATACAAAAAGAACAGGATAATATAATAAGACAGCCTAGAAAAGGGGCAGTTGTGGTAAATGGAGTAGCTGGAAGTGGTAAAACTACCATAGCTTTACATAGGGTGGCATATCTTCTGTATAATTACAGAAAAATATTACAGGAAAAGGTACTTATACTAGGACCTAATAGCATATTTATAGACTATATTTCAAGAGTACTTCCTAGTTTAGGAGAGGAAAAAGTTATTCAAACAACTTTCAGAGAATTCTTTGGCAGTATGATAAACCTGCCATATATAATGAGTTTCAGAGAGTATACAGAAAATATTGTAAATAAGAATAGTGAGTTTATTAGTGAAGTTATATATAAAGGCTCTTTGAGTTATATTGATGATATGAACAAATTAATTGATGTTATGGAAAAATCTTATTTTAAAATGGAGGATGTACTATTTTATAATAAAGTAATAGTGTCTAAGGAACAGATAAATAAAATGTTAACATATGATTTTAAAAGTATGCCTTTATTTAAAAGAGTTAGGAGATTAAAAAGGGTTATTTATTCAAAAATAAGAGATGAAAGAAATATTTTAGTGGACCTTATTCAAAAAGACTATAAAGACAGAATTGAAAATATGACAGAGGGAGAACTTAATGATTTTCAAACTGATTTAGAATATAAAAGGCGAAATAAAATAAGAAATGTAATATATGAGATAATAAACATTAAAAAGGAAAAATTAAAATGGATGAATGAACCGAATGTGCTTGATATATATAATTACTTTAATAAAAATAAGCCGCTGATTTATGATGATTTAGCCGCTATTTTATACCTAAAAATAAAATTAGAGGGATTCAAATACAACAATAAAATAAGGCATATAGTGATAGATGAAGCTCAGGACTATTCACCCCTGCAGTTTTGGATTATTAAAGAGCTTACAGATTGTAAGTCATTTACCATAGTAGGGGATGTAAATCAAAGAATTATACCTTCACAGGGCAAATCTGCCATGATGGGATTGAAAGATATTTTTACTGATATAGAAGTGAAGAATTTTTCATTGGACAGAAGTTATAGATCCACTGATGAAATAATCAGTTATGCAAATAAATATTTAAAACATAACAAAATAATATCTTTAGTGAGGAATGGAAAGGAAGTTATAGAAAAACAAATAGATAATCATAAAGAACTTGTGGACAAAATACTCTATGATGTTGTAAAATTAAAGGAGAGAGGTTACGAAAGTATTGCTATAATATGTAGGGATTTAAAAAATACAGAAGCTTTAAGTAATTTAATTAAAAGAAGAATGCATATAAATCTTATAGACAGAGAAAATATGGTTTATTCTAGTGGAGAAGTTATACTTCCATCTTATTTTGCTAAAGGTCTGGAATTTGATGCTGTTATAATGGTAGATACCTCTCAAAGTAATAATGATACATTAAAATATATAATGGCTACAAGAGCTCTACATGAGTTATATGTGTATAAGACTTCCTCGATTAATTAA
- a CDS encoding polysaccharide deacetylase family protein, translated as MEYKNSIIINVMIFIMVFAAVNLRVNAVMAENAKQDTQKSISANEKKVIYLTFDDGPSNITGNILNALKENNVKATFFVIGNQIPDNENIIKRIASEGHSIGLHTYTHKYNSIYKNNDNFIKEMTITSDMVKEVTGVESHIIRFPGGSRKHLNNKLLQKLHEKNFKIYDWNIQASDGINAKTSPYKLFKETTTNPENLNSIILLMHCDYMHKNTCIALPKIIDYYKDEGYEFKVITEDTEELYFSISTKRTSGFFKKILTN; from the coding sequence TTGGAATATAAAAACAGCATAATAATAAATGTTATGATATTTATTATGGTTTTTGCAGCAGTTAATTTAAGAGTAAATGCAGTTATGGCAGAGAATGCAAAGCAAGATACACAGAAATCCATAAGTGCCAATGAAAAAAAAGTTATTTATCTAACTTTTGATGATGGTCCCAGTAATATAACCGGTAATATTTTGAATGCGTTGAAGGAAAATAATGTAAAAGCCACATTTTTTGTTATAGGAAATCAAATACCGGATAACGAGAATATAATAAAGAGAATTGCAAGTGAAGGACATAGTATAGGGCTTCACACATATACTCATAAATATAATAGTATTTATAAAAATAATGATAATTTTATTAAAGAGATGACTATTACAAGTGATATGGTTAAAGAGGTCACAGGAGTGGAAAGTCACATAATAAGGTTTCCAGGTGGCAGCAGAAAGCATTTAAATAATAAGCTTTTACAAAAGTTGCATGAAAAGAACTTTAAAATATATGATTGGAACATACAGGCTTCTGATGGGATTAATGCTAAGACATCTCCTTATAAATTATTTAAAGAGACTACCACTAACCCAGAAAATCTTAATTCAATTATACTTTTAATGCACTGTGATTATATGCATAAAAATACTTGTATTGCTCTTCCTAAGATAATAGACTATTATAAAGATGAAGGATATGAATTTAAAGTTATAACGGAAGATACGGAAGAGTTATATTTTTCTATATCCACTAAAAGAACTTCAGGATTCTTCAAAAAAATACTTACAAATTAA
- a CDS encoding GxGYxYP domain-containing protein: MKLKYKFNKIFTIVIIFTLCINIFNSGASASSLHSYYIKNPKKPTHLYAIYENNLTPEEKTMIATLQGVLSNSSYSQIYILSKSHPDYNIWLDDLKQNYGVTYDIVKDPWYLLDKFKSHVKGYVLYSNSSSKDPSINNACSLASLKNYLAIDESIENKLKDHGIKKLKGDCRNTDKYWAYNNLWNSKLSHSTAIELSPNKSIALRDYAIMNKCLVFYEDTPKEFPLRDKIFSSMEKDSICLGWGPDEYENVKEASKHGVSVVPADWSYNLTVLSAFPSTPITQKGTSLNNFSSKNNHYVTFIMSDGDNQQWTLGSNYSSEKWYGSSSRGKFNMGFTISPSIYELAPTAFKLYYKSATSNTYNDNFIVSPSGSGYMYPSEFKEDALKLNIKRLNNYMKNADQKYVSILDNWSFDNIDLWNKYTIYPNIQGIFYLNYHRQDDYKGKILWSNGKPIVSCRNLLWAKLEENNTLIEKINSYVEQGYTDIANPNAYTFVYVHAWSKTMKDVEKVIDELNKNPKIKVVTPDIFMKLIKTNIKH, encoded by the coding sequence TTGAAATTAAAATATAAATTTAATAAAATTTTCACCATAGTTATTATTTTCACCCTGTGTATCAATATATTTAATTCAGGTGCAAGTGCTTCTTCTCTACACTCTTATTATATAAAAAATCCAAAAAAACCTACTCATCTTTATGCAATATATGAAAATAATTTAACTCCAGAAGAAAAAACCATGATAGCTACCCTGCAGGGAGTACTATCAAATAGTTCATATTCCCAGATATATATTTTAAGCAAAAGTCACCCTGATTACAATATATGGCTGGATGACTTAAAACAAAACTATGGGGTAACTTATGATATAGTAAAAGATCCCTGGTATTTGTTGGACAAATTTAAATCACATGTAAAAGGATATGTGCTTTACAGTAATTCTTCCTCTAAAGATCCTTCAATAAATAACGCCTGTTCTCTAGCTTCTTTAAAAAACTACTTAGCCATTGATGAATCTATAGAAAATAAGCTTAAAGATCATGGTATAAAAAAATTAAAAGGTGATTGCAGAAACACTGATAAATACTGGGCTTATAATAACCTATGGAATTCTAAATTAAGTCATTCTACTGCAATTGAACTATCTCCAAATAAAAGCATAGCTTTAAGAGATTATGCCATAATGAATAAGTGTCTTGTATTTTATGAAGATACCCCTAAAGAATTTCCCCTGCGGGATAAAATATTTAGTTCTATGGAAAAGGACTCTATTTGTTTAGGTTGGGGACCAGACGAATATGAAAATGTAAAAGAGGCCTCAAAACACGGTGTGAGCGTCGTTCCCGCAGACTGGTCCTATAATTTAACTGTACTTAGTGCATTTCCTTCCACACCTATAACCCAAAAAGGTACTTCTTTAAATAATTTTTCTTCAAAGAATAACCACTATGTAACATTTATTATGTCAGATGGTGATAACCAACAGTGGACCCTTGGAAGCAACTATAGTTCTGAAAAATGGTACGGTTCTTCCAGCCGCGGCAAATTCAACATGGGATTTACCATAAGTCCTTCCATATATGAATTAGCCCCTACTGCATTTAAGCTGTATTATAAAAGTGCCACTTCAAATACCTATAATGATAATTTTATTGTATCTCCTTCTGGAAGTGGGTATATGTATCCCAGTGAATTCAAAGAAGATGCTCTTAAACTAAATATTAAAAGATTGAACAATTATATGAAAAATGCAGATCAAAAATACGTGTCAATTTTAGATAACTGGTCTTTTGATAATATAGATCTATGGAATAAGTATACTATATATCCTAATATACAAGGTATATTTTATTTAAATTATCACAGACAGGATGATTATAAAGGAAAGATCCTTTGGAGCAATGGTAAACCAATAGTATCATGTAGAAATCTTCTATGGGCTAAACTAGAAGAAAACAACACTTTAATTGAAAAGATTAATTCTTATGTAGAGCAAGGATATACTGATATAGCCAACCCCAATGCCTATACTTTCGTATATGTGCATGCCTGGAGTAAAACTATGAAAGATGTTGAAAAAGTTATAGATGAATTAAATAAAAATCCTAAAATAAAAGTAGTTACACCGGATATTTTCATGAAACTTATAAAAACTAATATTAAACATTAG
- the ftsH gene encoding ATP-dependent zinc metalloprotease FtsH has protein sequence MLNGKKFKNNKFIYFICYALLAIIIVFIVNEYFNELKYEHIKYSDFVNYINQNKISQVKIGRDKLFITLKNKQNEEEEKILYTEKLDDPDLVQRLNNAKIKFEGASQENAVMKNIFTGWILPVIILMFFAKVILGALGKRMGSGVMSFGRNTAKIYAESETGVNFEDVAGQEEAKESLIEIVDFLHNSQKYASIGARLPKGALLVGPPGTGKTLLAKAVAGEAKVPFFSISGSAFVEMFVGMGAARVRDLFQQAQEKAPCIVFIDEIDAIGKSRGGNISGNDEREQTLNQLLAEMDGFDSSKGVVILAATNRPEVLDKALLRPGRFDRRVVVDRPDLKGREDILKVHIKGVRVSKDVDLNAIAKSTPGAVGADLANIINEAALKTVKNHRCEVTQDDLENAVELIIAGKEKKDRILSPEEKRQVAFHEVGHALVATLLKHTDPVHKITIVPRTMGSLGYTMQLPIEEKYLITREEMIDQICVMLAGRAAEEVNFNSISTGAANDIERATETARSMVTIYGMTERFDMMALESIQDRYLNGSPVQNCSAETASIIDEETLNIIKQCHNKARELLQNNIELLVKISEKLMEKETLMGDEFMGIIREYRDKGR, from the coding sequence ATGCTGAATGGTAAAAAATTCAAAAACAATAAATTTATATATTTTATTTGTTATGCATTGTTAGCTATTATAATTGTATTTATAGTTAATGAATATTTTAACGAATTAAAATATGAGCATATAAAATACAGTGATTTTGTCAATTATATTAACCAGAATAAAATATCGCAAGTTAAAATAGGAAGAGATAAATTGTTCATAACACTTAAGAATAAGCAAAATGAAGAAGAAGAAAAAATACTTTATACGGAAAAACTAGATGATCCTGATTTGGTACAGAGATTAAATAATGCCAAAATTAAATTTGAAGGGGCATCCCAGGAAAATGCTGTAATGAAGAACATTTTTACAGGTTGGATTTTACCTGTAATTATACTTATGTTTTTTGCAAAAGTTATTTTGGGAGCATTAGGTAAAAGGATGGGCAGCGGAGTTATGTCCTTTGGTAGAAATACTGCTAAGATATATGCCGAAAGTGAGACTGGTGTTAATTTTGAAGATGTAGCAGGTCAAGAAGAAGCCAAAGAATCTCTTATTGAAATAGTAGATTTTCTGCATAACTCTCAAAAATATGCCTCCATAGGAGCTAGGTTACCTAAGGGTGCACTTCTTGTAGGTCCTCCAGGTACAGGAAAAACTTTACTGGCAAAAGCGGTGGCAGGAGAAGCAAAGGTTCCTTTTTTCTCCATATCCGGTTCTGCTTTTGTAGAGATGTTTGTAGGTATGGGTGCTGCCAGGGTAAGAGATTTATTTCAACAGGCACAGGAAAAAGCCCCTTGCATAGTTTTTATAGATGAAATAGATGCAATAGGTAAGAGCAGGGGAGGAAATATATCAGGAAATGATGAAAGAGAACAGACTTTGAATCAGCTTCTGGCGGAAATGGATGGATTTGATTCTTCAAAGGGTGTGGTAATATTAGCTGCTACAAATAGACCGGAAGTTTTAGATAAGGCACTTTTAAGGCCAGGAAGATTTGATAGGAGAGTAGTAGTTGATAGACCGGATTTAAAGGGCAGAGAAGATATATTAAAGGTTCATATAAAGGGAGTTAGGGTTTCAAAGGATGTAGATTTAAATGCTATAGCAAAATCCACCCCTGGGGCTGTAGGAGCAGACCTTGCCAATATAATAAATGAAGCAGCACTTAAAACTGTTAAAAATCACAGGTGTGAGGTAACTCAGGATGATCTGGAAAATGCTGTAGAACTAATTATAGCCGGTAAGGAAAAAAAAGACAGAATACTTTCCCCAGAAGAAAAACGACAGGTTGCTTTTCACGAGGTAGGGCATGCATTGGTAGCAACACTATTAAAACATACAGATCCCGTTCATAAAATAACTATAGTGCCAAGAACTATGGGATCCCTTGGATACACAATGCAGCTTCCTATAGAAGAGAAATATCTAATTACCAGGGAAGAGATGATAGATCAGATATGTGTTATGCTGGCTGGAAGGGCCGCAGAAGAGGTTAACTTCAATAGTATATCCACAGGAGCTGCAAATGACATTGAAAGAGCAACTGAAACTGCCAGAAGCATGGTTACTATTTATGGGATGACAGAAAGATTTGACATGATGGCACTGGAATCCATACAAGACAGATATTTAAATGGCAGTCCAGTACAAAATTGTAGTGCAGAAACAGCTTCGATTATTGATGAGGAAACTTTAAATATAATAAAGCAATGTCATAATAAAGCTAGAGAACTTCTTCAAAATAATATAGAATTACTTGTAAAAATATCAGAAAAACTTATGGAAAAGGAAACTTTAATGGGAGATGAGTTTATGGGCATAATAAGAGAGTACAGAGATAAGGGAAGATAG
- the proS gene encoding proline--tRNA ligase: MKLDKKLVEQITSRDEDFAKWYTDIVKKAELADYSSVRGCMIIRPYAYAMWEHIQGYLDKRFKETGHENVYMPLFIPESLLEKEKDHVEGFAPEVAWVTQGGNEELTEKLCVRPTSETLFCEHYAKIVQSYKDLPKLYNQWCSVVRWEKTTRPFLRTTEFLWQEGHTIHATKEEAEEETISMLNIYEDLCREMLAIPVLKGQKTESEKFAGGEATYTIESLMYDGKALQSGTSHYFGQNFAKPFEVQYLDKNGKLQYVYQTSWGITTRVIGAVIMVHGDDNGLVVPPRIAPLQVIIVPIAQHKEGVLEKANELKEELSKIVRVKIDDSDKMPGWKFSEHEMKGVPIRLEVGPKDIAKNQVVLVRRDTREKIVVPMSDLQNEIPALLDNIHNFMLERAEKFIEENTHDAVNIEEFKDIQTNKKGFIRAMWCGDARCEEKIKELTGATSRCIPFNQEHISDNCVCCGKKADKLVYWGRAY; the protein is encoded by the coding sequence ATTAAATTGGATAAAAAATTGGTAGAGCAAATAACATCAAGAGATGAGGATTTTGCTAAGTGGTATACGGATATTGTAAAAAAGGCAGAGCTGGCTGACTACTCAAGTGTAAGGGGATGTATGATAATAAGACCTTATGCTTATGCCATGTGGGAACATATCCAAGGTTATCTAGATAAAAGATTTAAAGAGACAGGTCATGAAAATGTATATATGCCCCTTTTTATTCCAGAGTCACTCCTTGAGAAGGAAAAAGATCATGTAGAAGGATTTGCCCCTGAAGTGGCCTGGGTGACTCAGGGAGGAAATGAAGAGCTTACAGAGAAATTATGTGTGAGACCTACTTCAGAAACTTTATTTTGTGAGCATTATGCTAAAATAGTTCAATCCTACAAAGATCTTCCAAAACTATATAATCAATGGTGTTCTGTGGTAAGATGGGAAAAGACCACAAGACCATTTTTAAGGACTACAGAATTTTTGTGGCAGGAGGGTCATACAATACATGCTACTAAAGAAGAGGCAGAAGAGGAAACTATAAGTATGCTTAATATATATGAAGATCTCTGCAGAGAAATGTTGGCCATTCCCGTTTTAAAAGGACAGAAAACTGAAAGTGAGAAATTTGCAGGTGGAGAAGCTACCTATACTATAGAATCATTAATGTACGATGGAAAAGCACTGCAATCTGGTACATCACATTATTTTGGTCAGAATTTTGCAAAACCTTTTGAAGTACAGTATTTAGATAAAAATGGTAAACTACAGTATGTATATCAAACTTCTTGGGGAATTACCACCCGTGTTATAGGTGCTGTTATAATGGTGCATGGAGATGACAATGGGTTGGTAGTTCCACCAAGAATAGCTCCCCTGCAGGTGATTATAGTTCCTATAGCACAGCATAAAGAAGGAGTACTTGAAAAGGCAAATGAATTAAAAGAAGAATTAAGTAAAATTGTACGGGTAAAAATTGATGATAGTGATAAAATGCCAGGGTGGAAGTTTAGTGAACATGAAATGAAAGGTGTACCTATTCGTTTAGAGGTGGGACCTAAGGATATTGCAAAAAATCAGGTTGTACTGGTAAGAAGAGATACCAGAGAAAAGATAGTAGTACCTATGAGTGACCTTCAGAATGAAATACCAGCATTATTGGATAATATCCACAATTTCATGCTGGAAAGAGCAGAGAAATTTATAGAAGAAAATACACATGATGCTGTAAATATAGAAGAGTTTAAGGATATACAGACCAATAAGAAAGGTTTTATTAGAGCTATGTGGTGTGGGGATGCCAGGTGTGAAGAGAAAATTAAAGAACTTACTGGTGCAACTTCAAGGTGTATTCCGTTTAATCAGGAGCATATTTCAGATAATTGTGTATGCTGTGGAAAGAAAGCAGATAAATTGGTTTATTGGGGTAGGGCATATTAA